TTGCCCATTTTGGCGCCCGACGAGGTTGTGAGCAGCGGCGTGGTCATCGCAAATAGCTGCACGCCTTCCATCCGGTGGCCGAGATCGATGCCGTTGACGATGTTGCCCCACTGGTCGGAGCCGCCCATCTGCAGCCTGCAGCCGACGCGCTTGTAGAGCTCGACGAAGTCGTAGGCCTGCAGGATCATGTAGTTGAATTCGAGGAAGGACAGCGACTGCTCGCGGTCGAGCCTGAGCTTCACGGAATCGAAAGCGAGCATGCGGTTGACGGAGAAATGCCGGCCGACATCGCGCAGGAAATTGACGTAGTTGATCTCCATCAGCCAATCGGCGTTGTTGACCATGACCGCGTCGCCGGCGCCGCTGCCGAATTTGAGGTAAGGCGCGAAATTGCGGCGGATGCCGACGAGATTGTCCTCAATGTCTTGCGGCGTCAGCAGCTTGCGCGCCTCGTCCTTGAAGGAGGGGTCGCCGACCATCGAGGTGCCGCCGCCCATCAGCGCGATCGGCCGGTGGCCGGTCTGCTGCAGCCAGTGCAGCATCATGATCTGGATCAGCGATCCGGCGTGCAGGCTCTTCGCCGTCGCGTCGAAGCCGATATAGGCGCTCACCGTTTCCTTGGCGAAAAGCTGGTCGAGGCCGGTTTCATCCGAAATCTGATGGATGAAGCCGCGCTCGCTCATGATGCGCAGGAAATCGGACTTGAAGGCGGACATCTTTTCTTCCCGGAGATCGCTCGGCAACCGGCCGAGCCTGACGTGAAGGGGCGCGTTTAGCATCAGCGGGCGATCAGCAAAAGTGGTTTCCGGTTTTGCGTAAGATCGCCCGCCACTCAAATTGCGCGATCAGCAAAAGTGGTTTCCGGTTTTGCATTCGATCGCCCGCAATGCGGCGCGTCCTTGCTTCGCCCCTCTTGCTGGCGTAATGAGGCGCCCGCGCAAGGGCAGCACGGCCCGACGCGCCGCGACGGGGCCATCCCGCAATCTCAGATCGGACAGCTCCCGCGATGAACAGGAACTATCTCATCCTATTTCTGTTCAGCATTCTCATGACCGTCAGTGGGCTGGCAAGCCTGCCGCCGGTCGACCGCGACGAATCCCGCTTCGTCCAGTCGACCAAGCAGATGGTCGAGACCGGCGATTATATCGACATCCGCCTGCAGGATGTCTCCCGCTACAAAAAGCCGATCGGCATCTACTGGCTGCAATCGGCGGCGGTGGCGCTGAGCGGCGAGGGGGCGCACGCGCCGATCTGGGTCTACCGCCTCGTCTCCATGCTCGGCATCGCGCTCGCCGTCGTCGGCATAGGCTGGACGGGCACCAAACTCTTCGGCGCCGATGCCGGCCTGGCCGCCGGGCTGATGATGGCTGCGATCTTCGCCACCGCCTTCGAGGGCCGCGACGCCAAGACCGACGCCATGCTGCTCGCCTGCTGCGTGGCCGCGCAAGGCGCGCTGGCGCAGGTCTATCTGGCGGCGCGTCGCAAAGAGCCGGTGGCCGGCCATCTGCCCTGGATCTTCTGGATCGCGCAGGGGCTGGGGATCCTCATCAAGGGGCCGGTGACCCCGCTTCTGTCGCTGCTGACGGCAGCAGCGCTGTTCGCCTTCGAGCGCGACTGGCGCTGGCTTTTGAAGCTGAAGCTGGTGCGCGGCGTCGCCATCGTGCTCGTCATCGTGCTGCCTTGGCTCGCCCTCATCAGCTGGAAGAGTGGCGGCGCCTTCTTCCAGGAGGCGGTCGGCAAGGACATGCTGAACAAGGTGGCGCAAGGCGAGGAATCGCATGGCTTGCCGCCCGGCTTCTATATGCTCACCTATTCGCTGTTCATGTGGCCTTTCGGCCTGATCGCGGTCGGCGCCGGGTTGCAAGCCATCAACCGCTTCTGGGACGACCCGGGTCTGCGTTTCTGCCTTGCCTGGTACATCCCGTTCTGGCTGGTGTTCGAGGCGATCCCGACCAAGCTGCCGCATTACGTGATGCCCGCCTATCCCGGTATGGCGCTGCTGATCGGCTGGCTGCTGACCTTGCCGGCAGATCAGGCCAACGCGCCACTGAAGCGCTGGCAGAGCTGGCTTTGGTGGTCGACGGCCTTCGGTGTCGTCGTCGTGTCGATTGGGCTGGCCGCGGTGTGCATCGGGACGCCGATCTATTTCGCCAAGACCTTTTCCTGGTGGAGCATCCCGGCGGCGATCGCCGCGCTCGCCACCGGCTATCTTGCCTTCCCACGCCAATTGCAGGTGCCGCTCGGACGCATCGCGGCGATTGCTGTCGGCGCCGGCATCACCTTCAGCCTGCTGTTCGGCGTGATTGCGCCGTCCTTGAAGCCGATCTGGCTGAGCCCCGCCATCAAGGCAGCGGTCGATGCAAATCGCCTTTGCGATACTACCGTGCTCGCCTCGTCTCCCTATCACGAGCCGAGCTTGGTGTTCCTGGTCGGCACCAACACGGTGCTGACTGACGTCGACGGCGTCGCAAAGCACTTGGCTGCCGATCCGGGCTGCGCGCTGGGCCTCGCTCCGGTCAAGGACGAGCAGAAGCTCAACGAACTGCTTGCCGGGCAGGGCAAGTCGGCGAGGCGTCTCACCGAGATCGACGGGCTCAACTATTCGTCAGGAGACAAGTTGGCGCTCGGGCTTTATCGGGTGGCCCCGTGAGGGATAGTGTCGGGCCTCGGGTGCCCCTATAGGCTTTGCGCAATCATGTCCGCCGCCGCCCTTTACCGCCGCTCGCTCGGCAACTTCCTCGACACGATTGCAATCGTGAAGCGGCGCTTTGCCATGCGACCGGCGCGCTACCCCGAGATTCCCTGGCTCGTCTGGGTCGCTGCATGGCTTCTGCTTGCGGTGGCCGTCGGCCTCAGCCTGGACAGCGCCGCCGGCAGGATGCGCGGAGAATGGACGCCCGCCTTTGTCCATTTCACCGATTTCTTCACGGATTTCGGCCTGGGCGGCTGGTATCTCATCCCGGCGGCTCTCTGCCTCGTCGCTGCCAACCTGACGGACTGGCGCAGCCTTTCACGGCAGGCGCGGATGATGGTCTACAACTGGACGTGCTTCGCGTTCCTGGTGCTCTGCGCGGTCGGTCTTTCCGGTCTTGCGGTCAATCTCTTGAAATACGGCATCGGCCGCGCCCGGCCGCTCTATTTCGACAGTTTTGGCGTTCTGTCGCTGCATCCCTTCGCCATGGATGCGCGTTTCGCCGGTTTTCCGTCCGGCCATGCCACGACGATGGGCGCGGTGTTCGGGATACTGCTGCTGCTCTTCCCCAGGCGCTGGTATATCGCGCTGGCGGTCACCGCCTGCATTGCCTCGACGCGCGTCTTCGTCGGCGCGCATTATCCGAGCGACACGGTGGCCGGCTTCGGGCTCGGGCTTGCCTTCGCTATCGTCTCGGGGATGGTCTTCGCGCGGCTCGGTTTCATCTTCCGGCGGCCGTCCTCGACCAGACCGGTGCCGAAGCGCACGTTCCGGCTGCTGTCTTCCAGCGGGACTACGGATAGAGCATCGCCGGCAAGGCGGAGCCGCGGCCAACTGTCGGCTGACCGCCCATAGATAACGTCTGAGAGCGTAAGAAGGTTTATCTCAGCCGCTTTGGCCGCGGATCGGCGAGCTCGCCCGCCAGCCGCCGGTCGAGATAGTCGGCACATTCCTCGATCAGCAGTTCGGCGTGGTTGGCGAAGAAATGGTTGGCGCCGGGGATCGTCTTCTGCGTGATGGTGATGCCCTTTTGCGTATGCAGCTTGTCGACCAGCGTCTGCACGTCCTTGGGCGGCGCCACCTTGTCGGCGTCGCCGTGGATGATGAGGCCGGATGACGGGCAGGGCGCCAGGAAGGAGAAGTCGTAGGTGTTGGGCTGCGGGGCGACCGAGATGAAACCCTCGATCTCCGGCCGGCGCATCAGGAGCTGCATGCCGATCCAGGAGCCGAAGGAATAGCCGGCGACCCAGCAGCTCTTGGAATCCGGATGCAGCGATTGCACCCAGTCGAGCGCGGCGGCCGCATCCGACAGCTCGCCGGTGCCGTGATCGAACTCGCCCTGGCTGCGGCCGATGCCGCGGAAATTGAAGCGAAGCGTGGTGAAATCTCGCTTCTGGAACATGTAGAAGAGGTCGTAGACGATCTTGTTGTTCATCGTGCCGCCGAATTGCGGGTGCGGATGCAGCACGATGGCGATCGGCGCGCTCTTTTCTTTCGAGGGCTGATAGCGTCCCTCCAGGCGACCAGCCGGACCGGCGAAAATGACCTCAGGCATAAAATACTCCACGTGGCATACGAAGGCGCTAGCCCGGACCTCTTCTGCGGCCCCAAGTTTTCTGTGGCCTTGACGCCGGGCAAGCGTCTTCCTAGAAGCTAGTTTAGAATTGTTCAAAACTGGGTGGCCGAAACGTATAAGTTCGGCCGCCCGCGCCGCAAGCCGGGTAAATAGGACGGCTTGCCTTGCAATTTCAAGGAAATAACGCGCTATCCTCGCGGAATGGCTGCTGACGGGATTGACTGAAGGAAAATGGCCGCAACTCGCGCCTATCTCGACTACAACGCCAGCGCACCTCTCATCGGAGAGGCGCGGTCGGCAATGGTTGCTGCGCTCGATGCCGCCAATCCGTCGTCGGTCCACACCGAGGGCCGTGTAGCGCGGCGGCTGATCGAGGATGCGAGGCGCGACATGGCGAGGTTGGTCAATGCCAAGCCCGAGCATGTCGTGTTCACCTCCGGCGCGACCGAGGCGGCCTCGACGCTGCTTACCCCAGACTGGCAGATGGGGCGCGGCGCCATCCGCATGAGCCGCCTTTATGTTTCGGAGGCTGACCATCCTTGCGTGCTCGGCGGCGGGCGCTTTCCGGCCGCACAGGTGACGCGTATCGGTGTCGATCGCAACGGCATTGCCGATATCGAGGCGCTGACCAAGGCGCTCACCACGCATGACCGGGCCGATGGCCTGCCGCTGGTCGCGATCCATGCCGCCAACAACGAGACGGGCGTGATCCAGCCGATCGGCCGCATCGCCGAAATCGTCAAGACCGCTGGCGGCGTACTGGTCGTCGATGCCGTGCAGGCTGCCGGGCGGATTCCTATCGACATGTCAGCCGGTTATGCCGATTATCTGATCCTGTCCTCGCACAAGATCGGCGGCCCGAAGGGCGTCGGCGCCATCGTCGCCCAGGCCGACCTGATGATGCCGAAGCCGCTGATCAATGGCGGTGGCCAGGAGAAGGGCCATCGCGCCGGCACTGAGAATCTTCCCGGCATTGCCGGTTTCGGCGCCGCGGCGCGGGCAGTGCTCGCCGGTCTGGACGACATTGACGCGGTCGCGCGTCGGCGCGACGAGGTCGAGGCGATCGTGCGGGAACTGGTCCCGGACGCGGAAATCTTCGGAGTGGCGGCATCAAGGCTTGCCAATACGACATTCTTCGCTATTCCCGGCATCAAGGCCGAGACGGCGCAGATCGCCTTCGATCTTGCAGGCGTGGCGCTGTCGGCCGGCTCCGCCTGCTCGTCGGGGAAAGTCGGGCCAAGCCACGTGCTGAAGGCTATGGGTCGCGGCGACAGTCTTGGTGCTTTGCGCGTCTCGATCGGTCGCGCCACCGGTGCCGAGGAGATCGAGGCGTTCCGGACGGCGCTGGCGGGCGTCGTCGCGCGCCGGGCGGGGAAGGAACAGGCTGCCTGACGGCGGCGGAGCGTCGCACCGAGAGCACCTTGCGGTTCTCGGAAATCCGGTGCTCGAAAGCGAATTCAGGCCATTCGGCCTGGTAGAGTTGTGCGTTTCGTCTTGGCCGGGTGAATTCCAGGTCGGAATGCACTATATGGAGCTTACGCCGCTTCGGGCGCCGCCAAGGTGCTCGTCCCAGCGGTGCCATAGTTTGAAAACTGCCGGGCCTTGACCCCGGCGAGGATGGAGAACGCTTATGCCTGCTGTGCAGGAGACGATCGATCGAGTCCGAAAGATCGACGTCGACCAGTATAAATTCGGATTCCAGACAGAGATCGAGACGGACAAGGCCCCCAAGGGTCTGAACGAAGATATTATTCGTTTGATCTCCGCGAAGAAGCGCGAACCGGACTGGATGCTGGAATGGCGGCTGGGCGCCTTTAGGCGCTGGCTGACGCTGGAAGAGCCGACCTGGGCGCGCGTCAAATATCCGAAGATCGACTTCCAGGATATCCACTACTACGCCGCGCCGAAGAGTTCGCCGGGTCCGAAGTCGCTGAGCGAGGTCGATCCCGAACTGCTCAAGGTCTACGAGAAGCTCGGCATTCCGCTGAAGGAGCAGGAGATCCTGGCCGGCGTCCAGAAGGCCGACACCTCGGAACTGGAGGAGGCCAACGACAACGTCTACAAGTCGGGCCGCGTGGCAGTCGACGCCGTGTTCGATTCGGTCTCGGTCGTCACCACCTTCAAGAAGGAGCTGGCCGAGGCCGGCGTCATCTTCTGCTCGATCTCGGAGGCGATCCGCGAGCATCCGGAACTGGTACAGAAATATCTGGGCTCGGTCGTGCCGACCTCGGACAATTTCTACGCCACGCTGAATTCGGCCGTGTTCACCGACGGCTCCTTCGTCTTCGTGCCGAAGGGCGTGCGCTGCCCGATGGAGCTGTCGACCTATTTCCGCATCAATGAGCGCAACACCGGCCAGTTCGAACGCACGCTGATCATCGCCGAGGAGGGGGCCTATGTCTCCTATCTCGAGGGCTGCACGGCGCCGCAGCGCGACGAGAACCAGCTGCATGCCGCTGTGGTCGAGCTGATCGCGCTCGACGATGCCGAGATCAAATACTCGACGGTGCAGAACTGGTACCCGGGCGACGCCGAAGGCAAGGGCGGCGTCTACAACTTCGTCACCAAGCGCGGCGACTGCCGCGGCGACCGCTCGAAGATCTCGTGGACGCAGGTCGAGACGGGCTCGGCCATCACCTGGAAATATCCGAGCTGCATCCTGCGCGGCGACGATTCCAGCGGCGAGTTCTATTCGATTGCCGTGTCGAACGGCTATCAGCAGGTCGATAGCGGCACCAAGATGATCCATCTCGGCAAGAACACGTCGAGCCGCATCATCTCCAAGGGCATTGCCGCCGGCTCCTCGCAGAACACCTATCGCGGCCAGGTCTCGGCGCACCGCAAGGCGGCCAACGCGCGCAACTTCACCAACTGCGACTCGCTTTTGATCGGCGACCAGTGCGGCGCGCACACCGTGCCTTACATGGAAGCCAAGAACGCGACGGCGAAGTTCGAGCACGAGGCGACGACGTCGAAGATTTCCGAGGACCAGAAATTCTACGTCATGCAGCGCGGCATTCCCGAGGAGGAGGCGATCGCGCTGATCGTCAACGGCTTCGTCAAGGACGTCATCCAGCAGCTGCCGATGGAGTTCGCCGTCGAGGCGCAGAAGCTGATCGGCATCAGCCTAGAGGGTTCGGTCGGCTGACCGCAAAAAGATATTCAGGAAGAAATTATGCTCGAGATCAAGAATTTGCACGCCCGCATCGTCGATGACGGCACCGAGATCATCCGTGGGTTGAATCTCTCGGTGAAAGCCGGCGAGGTCGCCGCCATCATGGGCCCGAACGGTTCGGGCAAGTCGACGCTGTCCTACATACTTGCCGGCCGCGAGGACTATGAGGTCACCGAAGGCGACATTCTCTACAACGGCCAGTCGATCCTCGAAATGGATCCGGCCGAGCGCGCCACCGCCGGCGTCTTCCTCGCCTTCCAGTATCCGATGGAGATACCGGGCGTGGCGACCATGGAATTCCTGAAGGTGGCGATGAACGAGCAGCGCAAGGCGCGCGGCGAGGAACCGCTGAAGGTGCCGGAGTTCCTGAAGCGCGTGAAGGACGCCGCCGCCTCGCTCAACATGGACATGAACATGCTGAAGCGGCCGCTCAATGTCGGCTTCTCGGGCGGCGAGAAGAAGCGCGCCGAGATCCTGCAGATGAAGCTTTTGGAACCGAAGCTCTGTGTGCTCGACGAGACCGATTCCGGCCTGGACATCGACGCGCTCAAGATCGTCGCCGACGGCGTCAATGCGCTGCGCTCGCCGGAGCGGGCAATCGTCGTCATCACCCACTACCAGCGCCTGCTCGAGCACATCGTGCCGGATAGCGTGCACGTGCTCTACAAGGGGCAGGTCATCAAGTCGGGCGACAAGTCGCTGGCGCTCGATCTCGAAACCAACGGCTATGCCGGCGTGATTGGCGAAGCCGCGTGAGATGGGGCCGAGTGAGGCGAGAGCAATGAACATGCACGCACAGCCCCAGCGGACACTGGCCGAGACGGCGCTGATCGATGCCTTCGGCGAGCGGCTTTCGCTGCTGCCCGGCGATGGCGCGGTGATGACGAAGCGCGACGACGCGATCGAAGCCATCAAGCACGGCCTGCCGACGCGGCGCATCGAATCCTGGCACTATACGGACCTGCGCCGGCTGCTGACCTCGGTGCCGATTTTCGAGGCCGAGACGATTGCGAAGGCACTCGAGCCGGTTCTCGACGGCGCCGCGGTGCTGCCGGTGCTGAACGGCGTCTCCACCGGCAAGCTGCCCGAGATCGAGGGTGTCACGGTACAGCGCCTGTCGGAAAAACTCACCGATGGCAGTGTCGCGCCTGGGCTCGATCCCTATGGCGCCGATGACGCGATCGGCGCGCTGAACACCGCCTTCGTCGCCGACGGCTATTTCGTCGACATCGCCGACGGCACGGTGCTGGAAAAGCCGATCGAGCTGCAGAACCTGCAGTCCGGTGGCCAGGCGCATGTGCGGCTGCTGACGCGCGTCGGTGCCGGCGGCAAGGCGATCATCGTCGAGCGCCAGGCGGGCGAGGCGGACGAAAACGGCGGCGCGCTCATCAGCTCCGTCAGCCAGCTCGTGGTCGGCGATGGCTCCGAAGTGACCTGGCTGATCGTGCAGGAGCAGCCGGATACGGCCACGCATCTCGCCCAGTTCAAGGCGCATATCGGCAAGGATGCGAAGCTGACGCTGTTCGTCATGAACGCGGGCGGCAAGCTCGTGCGCCAGGAAGTCGTGGTCAGGACCACGGGTGAGGGCGCGGATTTCAAGCTGCGCGGCATCAACCTTCTGGCCGGCGACACGCATACCGACACCACGATGGTGCTCGACCATGCCGTGCCGCACACGAGCTCGACGGAAGTGATGCGCAACGTGGTGACCGGCAGGGCGCGTGGCGTCTTCCAGGGCCGCATCAACGTGCACCAGTATGCGCAGAAGACCAACGCCAAGATGGCCTGCAACACGCTGCTTCTGTCGGATGACGGCGAGTTCTCGACCAAACCGGAGCTGGAGATTTTCGCCGACGACGTCGTCTGCGGCCACGGCGCGACGGTCACGGAGATCGACCACAACCATCTGTTCTATCTGATGGCGCGCGGCATCGACGAGAAGACGGCGCGGGGCCTGCTGGTGAAGGCTTTCGTGGCCGAAGTGATCGAGGAACTGGACGACGAGGCGCTGGTAGACGCGCTCGAAGCGCGGCTCGACGGCTGGTTCCTGACGCACGGGTAGCACTTCCCTTCTCCCCTTGTGGGAGAGGGTGGCCGAGCGAAGCTCGGTCGGATGAGGGGTGTTGGAAGGATCGCGGCTTTGGCCGCCAAGGACTTCGAAATGGACCAGAAGATCGAAACCGCTCCCTATGATGTCGAGGCAATCCGCCGCGATTTTCCGATCCTGTCGCGCCAGGTCTATGGCAAGCCGCTGGTCTATCTCGACAATGGCGCCTCGGCGCAGAAGCCGCAGGTGGTGCTCGACACCATCCAGCATGCCTATTCACAGGATTATGCCAACGTCCATCGCGGCCTGCATTTTTTGTCGAATGCCGCGACTGATGCCTATGAGAAAGCTCGGGAAACGGTGCGCCGCTTCCTCAACGCGCCGAGCACCGACAACATCGTCTTCACCTCCAACACGACATCGGCAATCAACACGGTCGCCTATGGTTGGGGCATGCCCAGGATCGGCGAAGGCGACGAGATCGTGCTCTCGATCATGGAGCACCATTCCAACATCGTGCCCTGGCATTTCATCCGCGAGCGGCAGGGCGCCAAGCTCGTCTGGGTGCCGGTCGACGACCTCGGCGCCTTCCATATCGAGGAATTCGAGAAGCGGCTGACCGACCGTACCAAGCTCGTCGCCATCACTCACATGTCCAACGCGCTGGGCACGGTGACGCCGATTAAGGAGATCGTGCGCATCGCGCATGCGCGTGGAATTCCCGTTCTCGTCGACGGCAGCCAGAGCGCCGTGCACATGGCCGTAGACGTGCAGGATCTCGACTGCGATTTCTTCGTCTTCACCGGCCACAAGGTCTACGGCCCGTCGGGCGTCGGCGTGCTCTACGGCAAGAAGCATAGGCTGGAAGAGATGCGGCCCTTCATGGGCGGCGGCGAGATGATCGAGGAAGTGACGCAGGACATCGTCACCTATAACGAGCCGCCGCACCGTTTCGAGGCCGGCACGCCGCCGATCGTGCAGGCGATCGGCCTGGGCGCGGCGCTGGAATATATGGAGAAAGTCGGCCGCGAGCGCATCGCAGCACACGAGGCGGACCTCAAGAATTACGCGCATGAGCGGCTGCGCGCCATCAATTCGCTGCGCATCTTCGGCGACGCGCCCGGCAAGGGCGCCATCATTTCGTTCGAACTGCAGGGCATCCATGCCCATGATGTGTCGATGGTGATCGACCGGCAGGGCGTCGCGGTCCGCGCCGGCACCCATTGCGCCCAGCCGCTGTTGAAACGCTTCGGCGTGACCTCCACATGCAGGGCATCGTTCGGCATGTACAACACCAGGGCCGAAGTGGACGCTTTGGCCGATGCGCTGGAAAAGGCGCGGAAATTCTTCGGGTGACGACCATGGACGATGTAAGCACCACCGCAGAGACCGCACCGGAAACGGCCGGCAACGGTATCGTGTCAGCCTCGGCTATTCCCGCCGAGGAACTGGCGCGGCTGACCGACGACATCGTGTCGGCGCTGAAGACGGTCTACGATCCGGAAATCCCGGCCGATATCTACGAGCTCGGCCTGGTCTACAGGATCGACATCGAGGACGACCGCTCGGTCAAGATCGACATGACGCTGACCGCGCCGGGCTGCCCGGTCGCCGGCGAAATGCCGGGCTGGGTCGAGAACGCCGTCGGCGCCGTCGAGGGCGTCTCGGGGGTCGAGGTCAACATGGTTTTCGACCCGCCATGGACGCCCGACCGCATGTCGGAAGAGGCGCAGGTCGCGGTGGGATGGTATTGACCAACGACCCGACAGAGATTGGTTGGCTTGCAGCAAAGGTGAAACTTCACCATCTTAAGGGCAGACTCATTCCGTGGGCCTTGAACCCGCGCGAACGTGGAGAATAACATGGGACGCTTCGCCGTCATCACGATGACCGACAAGGCCGCCGACCGCGTGCGCGAGATCGTCGCCACGCGGGAGAATGCCAACGGCATCCGCCTCGGCATCAAGAAGGGCGGCTGCGCCGGCATGGAATACACTATAGATCTCGTGACCGAGCCGAACCCCAAGGACGACCATGTCGAGCGCGATGGCGCGCATGTCTATGTCGCGCCGGAAGCCGCGCTCTTCCTGCTCGGCACCGAGATGGATTTCGAGCAGACGGCGCTGCGCACCGGCTTCACCTTCAAGAACCCGAACCAGAGCTCAGCCTGCGGCTGCGGCGAATCCGTCGAGCTGAAGCCGGCTGACCTCAAGGCCCTGGCCGAGGCGCGCGCTTCAAGCGCTGCTTAAGTGAGCGCCGAGGCATATCGTTGGCGATGTGCCTGCTGTGACCGGGAGTTTACCGGGCTTCCCACCGATATGGCCTTTGACGCGCCGGTGAATCCGGACGCGCTTGACGAAGTGGCTCGGTCGAACTTCCGCAAGAATGATGATTTTTGCGTGGTGACCTACGCCACAGGGCAAACAGACCGGTTCATTCGTTGTCTGCTGCCTTTGCCCGTGCCTCAGTTATCCGAGGAGTTCTGTTTCGGTGTTTGGATGTCAGTCTCGGAAAGAAGCTGGAATGTCTATCGAGGTGGATATGATAGCGGCCAATATGAGGACGAGCTCTGC
The window above is part of the Mesorhizobium sp. WSM4904 genome. Proteins encoded here:
- the tyrS gene encoding tyrosine--tRNA ligase; its protein translation is MSAFKSDFLRIMSERGFIHQISDETGLDQLFAKETVSAYIGFDATAKSLHAGSLIQIMMLHWLQQTGHRPIALMGGGTSMVGDPSFKDEARKLLTPQDIEDNLVGIRRNFAPYLKFGSGAGDAVMVNNADWLMEINYVNFLRDVGRHFSVNRMLAFDSVKLRLDREQSLSFLEFNYMILQAYDFVELYKRVGCRLQMGGSDQWGNIVNGIDLGHRMEGVQLFAMTTPLLTTSSGAKMGKSASGAVWLDGDMLSPYEFWQYWRNTEDADVGRFLKLYTTLPLDEVARLEKLGGSEINEAKKILATEITAMLHGREAAETASETARKTFEEGALADTLPSVEVAKADLEAGIGILSLFVTAGLAASNGEARRHIQGGAVRLNDQPVTDDRRMVTPQDLGAEGVAKLSLGRKKHVLVRPI
- a CDS encoding phosphatase PAP2 family protein; amino-acid sequence: MSAAALYRRSLGNFLDTIAIVKRRFAMRPARYPEIPWLVWVAAWLLLAVAVGLSLDSAAGRMRGEWTPAFVHFTDFFTDFGLGGWYLIPAALCLVAANLTDWRSLSRQARMMVYNWTCFAFLVLCAVGLSGLAVNLLKYGIGRARPLYFDSFGVLSLHPFAMDARFAGFPSGHATTMGAVFGILLLLFPRRWYIALAVTACIASTRVFVGAHYPSDTVAGFGLGLAFAIVSGMVFARLGFIFRRPSSTRPVPKRTFRLLSSSGTTDRASPARRSRGQLSADRP
- the sufC gene encoding Fe-S cluster assembly ATPase SufC, with translation MLEIKNLHARIVDDGTEIIRGLNLSVKAGEVAAIMGPNGSGKSTLSYILAGREDYEVTEGDILYNGQSILEMDPAERATAGVFLAFQYPMEIPGVATMEFLKVAMNEQRKARGEEPLKVPEFLKRVKDAAASLNMDMNMLKRPLNVGFSGGEKKRAEILQMKLLEPKLCVLDETDSGLDIDALKIVADGVNALRSPERAIVVITHYQRLLEHIVPDSVHVLYKGQVIKSGDKSLALDLETNGYAGVIGEAA
- a CDS encoding glycosyltransferase family 39 protein; this encodes MNRNYLILFLFSILMTVSGLASLPPVDRDESRFVQSTKQMVETGDYIDIRLQDVSRYKKPIGIYWLQSAAVALSGEGAHAPIWVYRLVSMLGIALAVVGIGWTGTKLFGADAGLAAGLMMAAIFATAFEGRDAKTDAMLLACCVAAQGALAQVYLAARRKEPVAGHLPWIFWIAQGLGILIKGPVTPLLSLLTAAALFAFERDWRWLLKLKLVRGVAIVLVIVLPWLALISWKSGGAFFQEAVGKDMLNKVAQGEESHGLPPGFYMLTYSLFMWPFGLIAVGAGLQAINRFWDDPGLRFCLAWYIPFWLVFEAIPTKLPHYVMPAYPGMALLIGWLLTLPADQANAPLKRWQSWLWWSTAFGVVVVSIGLAAVCIGTPIYFAKTFSWWSIPAAIAALATGYLAFPRQLQVPLGRIAAIAVGAGITFSLLFGVIAPSLKPIWLSPAIKAAVDANRLCDTTVLASSPYHEPSLVFLVGTNTVLTDVDGVAKHLAADPGCALGLAPVKDEQKLNELLAGQGKSARRLTEIDGLNYSSGDKLALGLYRVAP
- a CDS encoding cysteine desulfurase family protein is translated as MAATRAYLDYNASAPLIGEARSAMVAALDAANPSSVHTEGRVARRLIEDARRDMARLVNAKPEHVVFTSGATEAASTLLTPDWQMGRGAIRMSRLYVSEADHPCVLGGGRFPAAQVTRIGVDRNGIADIEALTKALTTHDRADGLPLVAIHAANNETGVIQPIGRIAEIVKTAGGVLVVDAVQAAGRIPIDMSAGYADYLILSSHKIGGPKGVGAIVAQADLMMPKPLINGGGQEKGHRAGTENLPGIAGFGAAARAVLAGLDDIDAVARRRDEVEAIVRELVPDAEIFGVAASRLANTTFFAIPGIKAETAQIAFDLAGVALSAGSACSSGKVGPSHVLKAMGRGDSLGALRVSIGRATGAEEIEAFRTALAGVVARRAGKEQAA
- the sufD gene encoding Fe-S cluster assembly protein SufD, which encodes MNMHAQPQRTLAETALIDAFGERLSLLPGDGAVMTKRDDAIEAIKHGLPTRRIESWHYTDLRRLLTSVPIFEAETIAKALEPVLDGAAVLPVLNGVSTGKLPEIEGVTVQRLSEKLTDGSVAPGLDPYGADDAIGALNTAFVADGYFVDIADGTVLEKPIELQNLQSGGQAHVRLLTRVGAGGKAIIVERQAGEADENGGALISSVSQLVVGDGSEVTWLIVQEQPDTATHLAQFKAHIGKDAKLTLFVMNAGGKLVRQEVVVRTTGEGADFKLRGINLLAGDTHTDTTMVLDHAVPHTSSTEVMRNVVTGRARGVFQGRINVHQYAQKTNAKMACNTLLLSDDGEFSTKPELEIFADDVVCGHGATVTEIDHNHLFYLMARGIDEKTARGLLVKAFVAEVIEELDDEALVDALEARLDGWFLTHG
- the sufB gene encoding Fe-S cluster assembly protein SufB produces the protein MPAVQETIDRVRKIDVDQYKFGFQTEIETDKAPKGLNEDIIRLISAKKREPDWMLEWRLGAFRRWLTLEEPTWARVKYPKIDFQDIHYYAAPKSSPGPKSLSEVDPELLKVYEKLGIPLKEQEILAGVQKADTSELEEANDNVYKSGRVAVDAVFDSVSVVTTFKKELAEAGVIFCSISEAIREHPELVQKYLGSVVPTSDNFYATLNSAVFTDGSFVFVPKGVRCPMELSTYFRINERNTGQFERTLIIAEEGAYVSYLEGCTAPQRDENQLHAAVVELIALDDAEIKYSTVQNWYPGDAEGKGGVYNFVTKRGDCRGDRSKISWTQVETGSAITWKYPSCILRGDDSSGEFYSIAVSNGYQQVDSGTKMIHLGKNTSSRIISKGIAAGSSQNTYRGQVSAHRKAANARNFTNCDSLLIGDQCGAHTVPYMEAKNATAKFEHEATTSKISEDQKFYVMQRGIPEEEAIALIVNGFVKDVIQQLPMEFAVEAQKLIGISLEGSVG
- a CDS encoding alpha/beta hydrolase, which translates into the protein MPEVIFAGPAGRLEGRYQPSKEKSAPIAIVLHPHPQFGGTMNNKIVYDLFYMFQKRDFTTLRFNFRGIGRSQGEFDHGTGELSDAAAALDWVQSLHPDSKSCWVAGYSFGSWIGMQLLMRRPEIEGFISVAPQPNTYDFSFLAPCPSSGLIIHGDADKVAPPKDVQTLVDKLHTQKGITITQKTIPGANHFFANHAELLIEECADYLDRRLAGELADPRPKRLR